A region of the Callithrix jacchus isolate 240 chromosome 5, calJac240_pri, whole genome shotgun sequence genome:
GTTGGCTGCTCCTGGCTCCAGATGGGACGGACTTTGACAACCCAGTGCACCGATCTCGGGTAAGGGCATCAGAGCCGACTCTCAGGATGGGAGGAACCAAAGAAGGGGGCACATCTAAGGGTGAACTGGCAGAATGGAAGAGGGAGATGTAGGGTTGAACAGTGGATCCTGGGGTGGCAGGATCAGCAGGGCTCCGCGCACTTGCACGTTGTACGGAAAAGGTCTCAATTATACATAGttatgtgtagtactcccttcagCATGAGGAGGTCTCATGTGGGTGTTCCCTGTTTTGTGGGTAAGCTTGACTCTGGGAACAGTCAAATGCAAGAGGCAAAAGAGCTGTTTAACAAACGTTTGTGTTATATTGAGCAGCTCCCGATTCCTTCCATGCCAAGGCCTGCCCCTATCACACCTCCCTTCCTCCTGAGCCAAGGGTTCAGCCCACTAGCACTAGTGAAGGTTTGGGGGCCCAGAAGAAGCCTTGGCTCACCTCTTACTAAATTATGCATTGCCCAGGGCAGGGCCCCGCTAGAGCTGGGACCACCATTGGCCTGACCTGTGGTTTGTTTCTCTGCTAAGAAGCCCCTCTGGATTTGACTCCAGTTAAAACACTGTCCTTCCTCACATGCTGTCTTACAGTTTTGCCATTCATACCCTATAAATTCAGTTCCCTCCATCCCCAGaagctccctctccccttcttctTAGTATCTGCTACTTACCCTCTCCCCACTGTGAATATTACATGTGGGGTAGGGGCCTTGGGCTGTGTATTCTCATGCCACAGGCCTTGCATTGTGTCTCTGGTCTTTGGGATTCCATCCGGAATGGGTTTTGATTTCAAGGGCAGCACATAAGACCCTTGGAAATGCTCCTGGGAAACACGTTCAGGTGGCCTCACACCCAGCATGGGGCAGCCTTCTACAAGGCCTCTTAGCAAGGCCCTTTGAGTCCCCACCCAGACGGGAGGACTCAGGAATCACTGGTCCAACCAGACTGCAGGTTCCAGGGAGTAGTTCCCTTTCCTAGTTTACATTGAGGTTGTACAAAATTGCCATTTCCAGCTTCTGATGGGATTCTTTATTATAAATGATAACTCTGGCCCAAAGCAGAGAGATGTGCTTTTATAGTCAGTTCATGTGGCCTTATTGCCAGTTAAACTTTGAGCATTGCtgggctcttttcttttctttttttttttttgtttttttttttttttgagaaagagttgctctgtcactgaagctgtagttcagtggtgtgatcttagttcAGTTCAGTCTtaacccaggttcaagtgatcctcccacctcagcctcctgagtagctgggactacaggcatgtgtcaccatgcccagctaatttttgtgttttttgtagagacggggtttcaccatgctgcccaggctggattgagCTTTTTGAAATATTGAATATAGTCATGGACCCTTGATTTGGGGCTGGGAGCTGTGCCTGTCATTCATAACAAGGCCCacacaaaggaagacatactCCTTTTCATTTCAGCTCCTGGTGGCATCTGACCACCATGGGCACTTCCCTGTGGTCTGGCTTTTGGATGGAGAGTAGAGGGGGGACACTCTGTGCCAGTTGGTCACTCCTTGGATATTGGAGTTATTTCCACTGGTCTTGCTGCTCCTCAGTTTTGATTTTCAGTAGCTCATTTCCCCTCAGTGAATTCTGGATCCTGGCTGTCTTTGTACCTCCTCTTTGCCAGTGGATCATCAGAACGATCTTTTGTGGTGGTTTCCCAGATTTTTTCAGAAGTGGTGAATCCGTGCCTTGGCATTCTTGGGTTATTCCATGTTATGTCAGATCATTCATCAAATAAATATTGACACATATCATGTGATGCATTCTGTGCTGGGCACCAGAAGGAATATGAAAAGGTAAACACAGATTGTTTCTGCTTCTGAGGAGCTtccaagtgtttaaaaaaaaagaagcttcttGTTAAGCCTCGATCACTAATGTGATTTTGGGCCTTTCTCCCAGCCCAGTCCTGGCTGATGAGTCAGCATTCTTAGGCATCGGGTCCCTCTTTTTCTGCCACCTGCCCCAGAAGTGGAATCTGTAGAACCGCCTTCCTTAGATACGGGCTTGTTAGACATGGGAACTCAATAAGCCAAGCTCCGGGGCCAGGACCCAGATCCTCCTAACCACCCACCTTGTGCTCCTTTGCAGAAATGGCAGCGACGGTTCTTCATCCTTTATGAGCACGGCCTCTTGCGCTATGCCCTAGATGAGATGGTAAGTGTCATCCTCGCCCACTCCCTGTCCCCAGCCTTCGCCGGTTCCCTCCATCACAGTGTCCTTGCATTGTTGTGTAAGAGCACAGCAGCTGTGTGCTCCCACTTTTGTCTGTTTGGAAGTCTGGAATGTTTTGAAGAACTTGTGGCACCTTGCAAAGACCGCCCTAAAAACCCAGACCTTTGAAGCATCATCTTCTGTGGTCTTGAGTGAAAGGAAGAAGTGAGGGAGGAAGTCATTTCTGTTCAAGGCTAATAGTGTGGACTTGGCTGGAGCACTCCTGGTTAGGAGAAAGCAAGGGCAAAGTACTGAGTCACAGTGAGGACAGGTGCAGGCTGTGGACCTGTAGGTGTGGGGCAGGGACTGGCCCTGGGGCTGCACGCATGCTCACGTGCCTAGTCCTGGGGCTGCCTGTGAGTTCTACAGCTACAGTTGGttttatttgtcttatttgaGCTTCACATAGTTTTCTGAGCCAACTTCAGAGGCCTCCTGGTCATGAGGTCAGCTGGTCACTAAACCAGGCATACAGGCTCCTTCTGCTTCCCACCTCCCTGGTTTTCCAGCTGCCTCCTGGGCTGGATGAGCGTTTGCTGCTGTTGCCCCAGAGGCCAAACCTGAAAATCAACTACATGGAatttctagcttttctttttctacctaTTTTATCTCTGGCTTTTTCTCTAAAGGAGATTAGTCTCCAAACTGTGTAAAGGGTTGAAGATGAGAGATTTGATCACCTTTTCTAGTTCCAATTGGTGGGTGATTGTTTGTGTGCTCATATatgcagcattttaaaattgaacCTGTCCTGGAAAGTCTAGTCACACTATATAAAACAGACAGACTCTGGATATATGAGTGGAGATAACTGTGCCCTCCAGGGACCTTCCATACTTTGGGGGGCCCTGGGATTTTTGGGTGGTCATTACAGCTCACATGTACAAAGCCCAGAAGTGGGTGTGTTTGCACCTGAATCCTAACCTTTGTGATGTGatactttttctacttttgtttctgGGGTGAATTAAGAGGTATGATACCATAATCCTGTATCAACTGTcacctcattcatttattcttaaaaagaattgtcttccttttcattatttctggTGAGCATATGCAAATATTTGCACATCATGATTAGACCACAGGGGGTTTTTGCTGTGGGAACATCTATGCTCCAGGGTAGTGGATTGGAGCTGAGCACTAATGGTGAACTTGGCTAGAAGTAGGAGCAGGGAGACAATGCATTCCGTCACTCTGTTCCTTTGAGGCAAGAAAGCAGACCTGGAGGATAGACTTCACATGGGTCTTCTCCTGGCTTAGCCCTTACACAAGGAGTAGTCCTGGGGTCAGAGCTGGGCTCCTGCAGCTGTGAGGTTTACCTTGCCTCCCTGTAGCTGGTTGACTGGTTCTTAAGTCCTGCAATTGGACAACAGTATGAAAGGAGCCTCAAGAGGTCGCTGAATTGCATTCAGGCTAGGCTGGGTCAGCACAAGTGCAGAGCATATGCTGCCTCCCAGGCACAGCTCCTGGATAATTGAGGCCGCCTAGCCATGGGTACCAACCCTTCACAGTGTACTGTGGTCTCCCAACAACCTAAATATGGGTTGCATAATGTTACATGGAGTGCTCAGGCAGAGGTGTGGGATGGTGCCAGGGAtgtggggaaagaaagaagccCCAGGGAAAACTTGGACTGAGAGAGGTCGTGGGGGCATGCCCAGAGGTGAGAGTTTCTTGCCATGGGCTGGTTTCTGGCAGATGACCTGGGAGTTGGAGAGACTGACTCACTTAGCCCATCAGTATGGCTCTGCCCAGCTGAGACCATGGAGGGGCTTCCCTGTTGTATCAGGAAGGTCACAGGGGAAGGTTGCGAGGAGGCAGTCAGGGTAGAAGCCAGGTgggagaaggcagaggctggTTTCTCCAGCACCCAGTGCCCTACATCAGGATTTGTTCCTCAGAGCCTCTCCCGAGGGTGAGCAGACAGCCCATGGCCAGGGAACTCCAGCCTAACGGTCAGCTACCCTGACCTGAGAGTCCCATCCCAACCAGGCTGGCAGGATCCTGAGACCTGGAGCAGGAGAACTCCATTTCAGGCAGGCTCATGTGTGGGTGAACTCCAGCCAAGCTAGAAGCGTTCTCTGTGAGTCTTGAAATAGACCACTGGTCCTCAGCACTGTGCTGCCCGGGGCCACTGTCCACCACTGACCATGTCTGGAGTCATCCTTGATTGTCACACCTGGGGCAGGGATGCTGTTGGCttctagtgggtggaggccagggatgctgctgaaggTCCTCTGCAGAACAGCCCCCAGAACAAAGAAGgctccagcccaaaatgtcaaccACTGCCAAGGCCGAGAAACTAAGCAATTTGGTCAGTGgtttatttaaattcttaattgttttttaaaatgaaaatgtaaatgtgaTTTGGTATTGGCTCTGCTCTTAAACAGCACAGGACTCACCTGTCATATTTCCtgggagttggggtggggggtgggtggtGATGGAGCACAGTTGGCTTGCTGATGGTGCAGTGCCAGTTGTGGAATGGGGTGGGCTGTCCCTCATCTGGAGAGGTCTATGGGGCGCCCCTGCATACCAGGCAACCGCAGGCCTGCAGAACTGCTTGTGTGTCCCAGGGATCACATAGGTGCTGCTTCCTGCGTGGTGCCCTGAGACCGTGATGTTGTAAAGTGAGCCCTGCCTCGGCATTTGTCTTCAAAAGTAGTAGCTCCGAGCAGCCCATGGCCACCTCTGACCTTCCCAGGCCCACATAATAAACTGTAGCATTTTAGGCTGGTCTGTGCCCTCAACACTCAGTCACCATCTGTTTCgagttattgatttttgtatgatgTTGCTATTTGATTTCATTTGCTTGAGTGTTATCTTGCCAACTAGATTGACTTGTTTTGTTGTTGTGCCCCTGAGAATTCTGTCTGTCTGCATTGTCTAGTATGGGGCTTGGGCGATACAAATCTAGCAAGTGTTCAGTATTTGTGGAGTTGAGCTACCGGCTTTGTCAGTGCCTTGCTACAGAATTTCTGATTCCAGCTTGAAAACCTTAAGACAGAGGGTGggtaggaaaaaagagaagacaggtCAAGGAGTGTTCCTTGGAGGGAGATGAGGGATGTGGTGACCCTTAGGGATTACTCAGCACAAGGGAGAAACTTCCCAAGAGCTCCTGAGAACCAGGGAAAAGGTTACCTCAGCCCCACTGGGTTGGGACCTGGAGAGGAAGGTGAGCATCAGGAGGTCACAGCGTGCAGGagggggaggaaagcagcagtCCCTGGATCTGGGGACAGTGGCTTCAGGAAGCTCTTCCTGCTTGGGGACTTCTGCTGGGTCTGGGGCTGGTGGACCTCATCCAGTTCTGGAGACTGACTGTTACCTCTCCAGGCAGCCATGAGATGGGGCTAACTTTGGGGAATCTCTTCCTTTTTTGGGAAATTTCTTTCTTGATACACCCACATACCTTGTAATTGGTGGGTATGAAGGAGAGGCaaattttccaaaaaagaaaatttctcaaatGCAGGCTGAGGTGAGGTGGGCTCTGGGCAGCTGCACAGACAAGTAGGAGCCTGAGAGATTTGGCTGGCCCCTGGTTTTTCAGGAGTGGACGAAGTAACAGCCTAGAAACCTGGACTGCTGCCTCTGTCCTCTGCCTTTGTTTCTCTGCCTGTAAAATATTCCCCATGATTTTACCTAATTCTGCCACTGAGTTTTTGGGGACTGATGTCAAGCTGAGGTGTGGGTGTCACCAGATGTCACTAGAAAGCTCTCAGGAGGAGCTCCCAGTCTAGAAGCAGAGTGGGAGCTCCGGGAGCTTGGGGTGGAGCAGGCCAGGCCGTGAGGCTTTGGGATTCTCACGGGCCTGCTCTCCAAGGCAAAAAGATGATTGAATGTTTTGTTTGAATGTTTTAAACTTTCGTAAGTGTGCAGGAAATTCACCATCTTAATCgtttttaagtgtgcagttcagtggcattaagtacatccACACTGTTGGacaaccaccaccaccctccCTCTCCGTGACACTTTTCAACTTGCTGACTGACCTGTGCACCCATTGAACTCCCTttcccagcccctggaaacccCCAAgctactctctgtctctatgaatttgactcctCAGGAACCTCACATAAATGGGATCATGCAGTGTTGTTTGTCCTTTGCAACCGGCTGTGATCAGCTGTGTtggtgtcagaatttccttcctcctGATTGTAGTAGGTCTGATGCCCTTGGACCATGACTGCTGACCCTGAGCCTCTCATACATGGAAGTCATGGAGAGACCATGAGGCCACCTTCCATGGCAAGCATGGTGCTGAGGGCCAGCCTCCACAGTGGGGAGCTCTGCTCCGTCCTAGCCTGGGGAGTCCTTGAGCCTCATGAGAGATGAGAGCTTCCTCCTGTGTAGGGGCCATGCTGAGGACTCATAGCTCAGCTCATGTCCTCAGACATAGTAGAGAAAACGGTTTTAGCTTTTGGATATGTGCTCTTTTCAGGGGCAACCTGTGAGTCTGTCAGTCCCATAAGTTATGAAGGTCCAGCCTGAGAAATTAACCTGGGGTGCTTGCGTACTTCTGTGTGAAGTAAATAAGCTTGGTCCAAAGGATCTTCAGAGCACTCCAAGAAGAGTCTAGCTTCTTTATAGTTTGCTTCCTATAGGAGAGTGTCCAGGAGGTTGCTTTGACCTTGGGGACCTCTGCTCACCTCATTCTTGACACATTTCTGCTACTTTTGGTGATGTTAAAGCCATGAGCAGCCCAAAGTTGCCTGGGCTTGTGAGAGCCTAGGGGGAGGGACGTTACCGCTGAGCCCTGCTGTCTTTAGGATCTGTCATTTGAagtttctctcccttctctgcagatggaactacaggcgcactcTGGCACGCCCggcaattttttatattttagtagagacgaggtttcaccttattgcccaggttggtcttgaacccctgagagCAGgcaatcccctcacctcagcctcccaaagtgctaggattataggtgtgagccactgcgcccggcctttatttATGTGTGTCTATGTCAGTTCTATGGCTGCATACCTGTGTGGATATGTGCACATTGGACTGTGGGTTTCTGTGTGTGGATGTAACATTTGTGTACCCGTGAGGATGCATATCTATGTGTAAATGCTCTCATGTCTATGTATCTTTatttagtgtgtatgtgtgtctgtgtaaatgCTTTCATGTTTGTACATGTTTAGTTCGTATATATATCTCATGTTTATTGTGTATGTTTATGTCTACACAAGTGCACGTGTAGACATATATTTGTGTCTGCGCGTATGCTTGCTCTCCATgcatctgtcttcttttttttttttttttgagatagagtctcactctgtcacccaggctggagtgcagtggtgcgatcttggctcactgcaaattctgcctcccagattcaagcaattctcctaccttagcctcctgagtagctgggattacagttgtgcaccaccacgcccagctaatttttgtatttttagtgagatggggttttaccatgttgatcaggttggtctcgaattcctgaccttgtgatccacccgcctcggcctcccaaagtgctgggattacaggagtgagccactgtgcctggcctctcatttgtgttttttatatgTGTAACTGAGCATATGTCTACATAGAGGCATGTCTGTGTGTTCATCTTTGAAGATCTACATGAATGTGTTCTTTTTTGCCAGATTTCTCTTCTCACTCCTCTTAAATCGCTCTGACCAGCCAAACATTTGTTGCCCATCTCTTTGCATCCTCTACTCATTCTGTCTCACCAAATGAGCTTCTAAGCACCAGACTCCCTCTGCCATCAGATTGGCTTCTTTAGCTGCACAGTCTCTTCTCGCCCTGTGCTTGCTTTCTTCCCCTGCCTTTCTCCCTCAAGCTTCCTCTCCTGTTTTTGTCACAGTCTCATTGCTCACTTGGAGGCTAGGGCTGGTCTGCACTTAGCCTCTCCCTTCCTAATTTCTAGCCCTAGTGGGCAGCCCTGTCTTATCCCTGGTTGACGTCCACAGTGTATCATCATGTTCCTGCTACCTTCTTGACCCCTATGCTCAGCCTAGAATTGTTGTAGGAGGTAGCAAGGGCATTCAGAAGAGTCAGTTGGATACAAGTATCTTGGTGTTTACTGTTTCATGTCTTAGTTCCTGAATTGGGGGTGGGGTTTGACAGTGAAGCAGTGGTGTAGCTAGAATGTGAACTAagacaaactcatttttttcacTCCAAACTGACCAAGAAGTTGTATTTGCCGTTTGTGGCTACTCAAGTCTTACTGTCCAGCCAAGGGCCCCTACAATGTATCAGCCCAATAGgttgcttgaaaaaaaaaaaaagacagcactCTCATTTATGGATCACATAAAAGATCATTTTTccgaaagcaaaaaaaaaaaaaaaaaaaaaagagagagagaaattcccTAAACCCATAGGGGACCAGGAAATACTTAATGGATTATGGATTTCCTGTGAGTGCATATGGCTCGGGGTGACCTGATGCTATAAACCAAATGTTATTGTCCTCctcaaattcatgtgttgaaatctaATTCCctgtgtgatggtatttggaggtagggccttGGATGGTGATTAAATTCATGAAGGCAGGAACTTTGTGAATGGGATTGATACCCCTATCAAAGGGAGCACAGAGAGCTCCCCCTTTCTGTCATGTAAGGACACAGTAAAAAGATGGctatctatgaaccaggaagccaGCCCCCTTCAGACACAGAATCTGCTGACCATTTGACCTTGGATTTTaccatctccagaactgtgataaataaattttatatgctACCTAGTCTATGGCATTCTGTTTTGACACCCAGATTAGTTAAGTACCAGCATATCAACTTATACACATAATTCTTGGAAACTTCGAtgccaggttctttttttttttgagacggagtcttgttcttgtcacctggactggagtacaatggcatcatctcagctcactgtaacctctgcctcctgggttcaagctattctcctgcctcagcctcctaagtaactaggattacaggtaaccaccaccacgcctggctaatttttgtatttttagtagagatggggtttcactgtgttggccaggctggccttgaactcctgacctcaggtgatccgcctacctcagcctcccaaagtgctacaattacaggcgtgagccaccgcacccagccaatgtcAGGTTCTTAACAGCAAACATGATTGATCTGCCGGATAAATGAAATTACATTATTCCTCTCTCCACAATAAACCAGAGAGTCAAAACAGGCAAAAGTAAGTCAGGAGCTTCTAAAAGCTATACCTGAAAGGTTTCCAGTAGCAGCTGATTCAATGGTAATTCTCCCAAACAGCCACAACAAAAAGACAACTATCAGAGATTTTCAGGATAGCCTCAAAACCATGATTTAACATTATAGAGTTAAAAAAAGATGTGAAGTTTCCAAAAGCcaaactttatttaaaagtttatttcataAACTGCTAATTCTAGAGCTATGAAGAAAACCCAGCCAGGGCAGGTGGCAACATGGAGAGCCCAGGGCACAAGAGTTGGGAAGGTTTGTTTTCTGTACCTGTTGGACTCACCCCTTGGTCCCCTCATCCCCTGCCCATCTGTTAAGAAGAGGCCATCCTGGGTGGGATTTCAGGGGCAAACAGCCCAGATGCCCACTTGTGGAGAGACCTTCAGGCCTGGAGGAAGAGGCCGCCTCTGGGAGCAGGAGGAGCTGCTGGAACCCTTCCTTGAAGGCTTCTTTTCCTGATCTCAGGCGCCTCATCCATGCAGATACCACCAGCACCAGCAGAAGGAAGCGTTCCTGCAGCAGCAGGACTGTGGCTCTTATGAATGAGAGAAGCCTCTCTCCAGCGAGGGAGAGGAGCCCAGGCTGCACACCCTGGTTTCTGCCTCCATGGCTCCCAGTGTGCCCAGGACTAGGGGCAGTGTTGGAGCTGCTGGCTGGGGCTATGCTGGCTACCCCCTCTCTGAGGCCAGTGGTGGCAGCAGGTGGCAGGCCGTCAGGCAGCTCCTCGCTGGGATGGTCCTTGGCTGCCCCAATGTAGGGGCAGGAGGGCTGTGGAGCTGCCTCTAGCTCCTGTGATGTCTCTGCAGGGGGCTCCTCTGATACAGTTGGCTCTGGCTGAACAGCTGGTGCTGGAAGTTCTTGTATTTCAAGTTCTCGTACTTCAGGAGCTGAAAAGGTGAAAGGGACACCAATGTGGAAACAACTTCACTGAATTGAAAGGAATTCTGGCCCCAAAATACCGCCCCCACAAAGTCTTCCAGACTGCAGGCCACCTCACCATGTGCCTGTGCCTCCATGTGCTTCAGAATTGCCTGCTGGGCAAGGACAGTATTCAGATACGGATCCGGTATGCTATCTAGTGAGACCTGGCTTGCGAGGGTCTGCCGTGGGCTGCCCTGTGGCACCTGGGTGCGCCTGTGTCCAAAAGGCCACAGGCGCCTGGGGTGAGGGATGAGCCTTTGTCGGCAGCGACGGAAAAGGCTCTCACTCCCGCCATTTTTGAAGCAGGAGCCTCGATTTGTGGGGATGCAGCATGAGAACATCTTGCTCTCTTGAGTGTCTCCCACCAAGTGAGCTGGCTACAGGGCTGACTCCAGGATATGGGCGCCTGGTTACCAGAGTTCTGAGTTCTGTTTGGGTCTGTCGTCAAGGAATTGAGGTCACTTCTTTAGGGTTCCGTTTTTTTCGGCCCCTTCCTTCCATAAGGCCTACTCTGGACTCCAGTGGGCTGCTGACTGCTTACTCTCTCCCCCAGGTCAACTCCTTGCCTGTATACAGTTATGTCCACCCAGGGTGTGCTTGGACATCTATGCCTGATATGTTCACCAGAGGCCAGATGTCCTTCTGAGGCCTGATTTCCACCTATGGCCTGATGTCTGCCTCGAGCTTATGTCTCACTTGGGCCTTGTGTTCACCTGGGGACTGATATCTAGCTGGGGCCTGAGGGCCTACTGGGTCTTGTTCACCTGAGGCCTGGTGTCCACCTGGGTTCTGGTGATCACCTGGGACCTAGGTATCAGCCTGGGGCCTGGGTATCCACTTAAGGCTGGATGTGCACCTAAGTCCCGAGTCTTCACCTGGTCCTAGTGATCACCTGGGGACTGGGTGTGTACCTTGGGTCTAATTCCACCTGGACCCTACTTATCTATAAGGCATGGTATCTCCCTGCAGCCTGATGTCCACATGAGTCTGGTGTTCAACATGGGCCTGCTGTCCACCTAGTGCCTTGGTGTCTATCTGGGGCCTGGTGTACACCGTGAATCCAGTGTCCACCTGGGGCCTGATGTCTGTCTGGAGTGCTGATGTCCTCCTGAGGTGTGATGATcagtggagcccaggaggtcgaagctacagtgagccgtgattacgccactgcactccagcctgggggacagtgagagaccctatctcaaacaaataaataaaccaaaaaccacaCAAATTATCTCGctgtgtaaaaatattttctttctttataaacttattctataagcttttttctattatttatttatttttaaaccttttttttaaaaactaagacacagacacacacattcactTAAGCCTAagcagggtcaggatcatcagcATCACTGTtctccacctccacatcttgtcccactgaagGTCTTTGGGGGCAGTAAcaggcatggagctgtcatctcctatgaaaTAATGCCTTCTGGAAACCTGAAGGAACTCCCTGAGGATGTTTCACagttaaccttaaaaaaaaaaggtagtaagCATATACACTGAAATAACAATAAGAAATATAggatattaaatacataaaacattaacgtcatttattatttttatcacacGTTATATACTTTACAAATTGTATGTTCACAGCCACATCACCACAAACATGTTGACATTATGACACCTATGATGTCACTAGACGATGCTCCATTATAATCTCATGGGACTACTGTCTCACATGTGGTTCATTGTTGACCACAATGTTATGCACTACAGGACTGTATTTTGAAAATGGTACAAATACCCTCAGAAATACACGAAAGATGGAACTTGGGGGCAACAAAAGACATGGAAATTTCATTGTATGCCTTATTTTATTACCAGGGAGTTGATATAAATGTCTTTAAGGTTTGAGGTGTTGATTAGTTGGATGAGAAAGATTAGGGAGGAATGGAAAGGAATAaggaaatgtcattttttttctgtgatcctCACGTAGTTATTTAATATGGAATCATTGAAATTTCTGTAGCTTTGATGAGATAGGTTCATcctagataaatagatgatagatcaACAGAGTTAGAGATGGGTAGATAGAGAGAGATGTGATGACGATTCTTCACTTGaccaaactttagtcaggcttCTAAACCTTTTCCTAGGTCCATCTGTATTCCGTTGTAAAA
Encoded here:
- the LOC118153654 gene encoding CMT1A duplicated region transcript 15 protein-like protein, with the translated sequence MFSCCIPTNRGSCFKNGGSESLFRRCRQRLIPHPRRLWPFGHRRTQVPQGSPRQTLASQVSLDSIPDPYLNTVLAQQAILKHMEAQAHAPEVRELEIQELPAPAVQPEPTVSEEPPAETSQELEAAPQPSCPYIGAAKDHPSEELPDGLPPAATTGLREGVASIAPASSSNTAPSPGHTGSHGGRNQGVQPGLLSLAGERLLSFIRATVLLLQERFLLLVLVVSAWMRRLRSGKEAFKEGFQQLLLLPEAASSSRPEGLSTSGHLGCLPLKSHPGWPLLNRWAGDEGTKG